The following are encoded in a window of Anopheles gambiae chromosome X, idAnoGambNW_F1_1, whole genome shotgun sequence genomic DNA:
- the LOC1272430 gene encoding obg-like ATPase 1 — translation MPPKKLTEPEIKPLIGRIGTNLRIGIVGVPNVGKSTFFNVLTKSAAPAENFPFCTIDPNESRVPVPDARFDYLCEYHKPASKVPAYLNVVDIAGLVKGAAEGQGLGNAFLSHISACDAIFHLCRGFDDPDVTHVEGEVDPVRDLSIISEELRLKDEEKLMINLDKLEKLVTRGGDKKSKPEYETLLKIKEVLVDEKKHIRFADWSAHDIEVLNKYLFLTSKPCIYLVNLSDKDFIRKKNKWLPKIKEWVDKNDPGAPIIPFSGAFEQQLTELETDADRKAYEEEHKCVSVLDKIITTGYKALQLEYFFTAGPDEVKAWTIQKATKAPQAAGRIHTDFEKGFIMAEVMHFADFKEEGSEAAAKAAGKYRQQGRNYVVEDGDIIFFKFNAGAGLKDAKKK, via the exons ATGCCACCGAAGAAATTAACCGAACCAGAAATTAAGCCTTTGATCGGGCGCATCGGTACGAACCTGCGCATCGGCATCGTCGGCGTACCGAACGTGGGCAAATCGACGTTCTTCAACGTGCTGACGAAGAGTGCCGCACCGGCAGAAAATTTCCCTTTCTGCACGATCGACCCGAACGAGAGCAG AGTTCCAGTTCCCGATGCTAGATTTGATTACCTTTGCGAATACCATAAGCCAGCAAG CAAGGTGCCGGCGTACCTGAACGTGGTCGACATTGCCGGCCTGGTGAAAGGTGCCGCCGAGGGGCAGGGTCTCGGCAACGCATTCCTGTCGCACATCAGTGCGTGCGATGCCATCTTCCATCTGTGCC GTGGGTTTGACGATCCCGACGTAACGCACGTGGAGGGCGAGGTCGATCCGGTGCGCGATCTGTCCATCATCAGCGAGGAGCTGCGGCTGAAGGACGAGGAAAAGCTGATGATCAACCTGGACAAGCTGGAAAAGCTGGTGACGCGCGGGGGCGACAAGAAAAGCAAGCCGGAATAT GAAACACTGCTGAAAATCAAAGAGGTCCTGGTGGATGAGAAGAAGCACATCCGATTCGCCGACTGGAGCGCGCACGATATCGAGGTGCTAAACAAGTACCTCTTCCTGACGTCCAAGCCGTGCATCTATCTGGTGAACCTGTCGGACAAGGACTTTATCCGGAAGAAGAACAAGTGGCTGCCGAAGATCAAGGAGTGGGTGGACAAGAACGATCCGGGCGCCCCGATCATCCCGTTCTCCGGTGCGTTCGAGCAGCAGCTGACCGAGCTGGAGACGGACGCGGACCGGAAGGCGTACGAGGAGGAGCACAAGTGCGTCTCGGTGCTGGACAAgatcatcaccaccggctACAAGGCGCTGCAGCTCGAGTACTTCTTCACCGCCGGCCCGGACGAGGTGAAGGCTTGGACGATCCAGAAGGCGACCAAGGCGCCGCAGGCGGCCGGCCGCATCCACACCGACTTCGAGAAGGGCTTCATCATGGCGGAGGTGATGCACTTCGCCGACTTCAAGGAGGAGGGCAGCGAGGCGGCCGCGAAAGCCGCCGGCAAGTACCGGCAGCAGGGCCGCAACTACGTGGTCGAGGATGGCGACATCATCTTCTTCAAGTTTAATGCCGGCGCCGGGCTGAAGGATGCGAAGAAAAAGTGA